The Onthophagus taurus isolate NC chromosome 2, IU_Otau_3.0, whole genome shotgun sequence genome includes a window with the following:
- the LOC111427370 gene encoding nucleoside diphosphate kinase yields the protein MICTLLAIFSLFSKAMAEARERTFIMVKPDGVQRGLVGKIIKRFEEKGFKLVALKFTWPSEELLKKHYADLASRPFFPGLVKYMSSGPVVPMVWEGLNAVKTGRVMLGATNPADSAPGTIRGDLCIQVGRNIIHGSDSVESAQKEIGLWFTEKEVIGWTPATTTWVYED from the exons ATGATCTGTACCTTATTGGccattttctctttattttcaaaagcAATGGCGGAAGCACGCGAAAGAACTTTTATTATGGTAAAACCAGACGGTGTTCAAAGGGGCCTTGTAGGTAAAATCATCAAACGCTTCGAAGAAAAGGGATTTAAATTGGTTGCACTTAAATTCACGTGG ccTTCCGAAGAACTTCTCAAGAAGCACTACGCCGATTTAGCATCTAGGCCGTTTTTCCCTGGCTTAGTAAAATACATGAGCAGTGGACCGGTTGTTCCGATGGTTTGGGAAGGTTTAAATGCCGTTAAAACTGGTAGAGTTATGTTAGGTGCTACCAACCCAGCCGATAGTGCTCCAGGTACTATCAGGGGTGATCTTTGCATCCAAGTAGGCAGAAACATCATCCACGGTTCTGATTCCGTTGAATCTGCCCAAAAAGAAATTGGGTTATGGTTCACTGAAAAAGAAGTTATTGGCTGGACACCTGCTACTACAACTTGGGTTTATGAGGATTAA
- the LOC111427369 gene encoding alpha-ketoglutarate-dependent dioxygenase alkB homolog 4, with amino-acid sequence METCRSCGCKGIRTCLLCETEYKIQKDTDLNLENGSYVYCPFCNKSFEGWECFDYEEHPNHGGKKSYEFPGIYIKLDFLSQSEEEALLNGIDNIPWVHSQSGRRKQNYGPKCNFKKKKIQLGDFKGFPKFSEFVQEKFKQIKILNNFKTIEQCSLEYNPQRGASIDPHIDDCWVWGERIVSVNLAADSVLTMTFNSKLQRYNLEDVSTYPSVLLENGDYNKNYDSFKIIQQQKFDSYPVIRVPMPRRSLLVMFGSARYEWEHRILREDIKSTRVCLAYREFTPPFLPGGDKFEKGETILNTACNFIN; translated from the coding sequence atggaaacgtGTCGATCGTGCGGTTGCAAAGGGATAAGAACCTGTCTTTTATGCGAAACTgaatataaaatacaaaaagacACTGATTTAAACCTAGAAAATGGGAGTTACGTTTATTGCCCGTTTTGCAATAAATCATTTGAAGGTTGGGAATGTTTTGATTATGAAGAACACCCAAACCATGGAGGAAAGAAGTCTTACGAGTTTCCGgggatttatattaaattagattttctGTCTCAAAGCGAAGAAGAAGCTTTATTAAATGGTATAGATAATATTCCATGGGTTCATTCACAAAGTGGtagaagaaaacaaaactACGGCCCTAAATgtaatttcaaaaagaaaaagattcaATTGGGCGACTTTAAAGGTTTTCCAAAGTTCAGCGAATTTGtccaagaaaaatttaaacaaattaagattttaaataattttaaaacgatcGAACAATGTTCGTTGGAGTACAATCCACAACGAGGCGCTTCTATTGACCCCCATATTGATGATTGCTGGGTTTGGGGTGAACGAATTGTTAGTGTTAATTTGGCTGCTGACTCCGTATTAACGATGACGTTtaattcaaaacttcaaaGGTATAATTTGGAAGATGTTTCAACTTATCCTTCcgttttattagaaaatggggattataacaaaaattatgattcttttaaaataatacaacaacaaaaattcgACTCTTATCCAGTTATTCGTGTTCCCATGCCAAGGAGATCTTTATTGGTGATGTTTGGCAGTGCTCGATATGAATGGGAACATAGGATATTACGTGAAGATATAAAATCAACAAGAGTTTGTTTAGCATATCGAGAATTTACCCCTCCTTTTCTACCTGGAGGTGATAAATTCGAGAAAGgtgaaactattttaaatacagcatgtaattttattaattaa
- the LOC111427209 gene encoding nitric oxide synthase-interacting protein homolog encodes MTRHARNCTAGAVYTYHEKKKDAAASGYGTNKQRLGKDSVKDFDCCSLSLQPCRNPVITKDGILFDKEVILQYMVTKKVDYCRKVKEYERLSKKEEEENAELNLAETTNKINKFLKTENNIVSKPIDPFKPDEAPSTSISNMTDGRDKVLPSFWVPSETPSAKKSKLEKPKNIVLCPISGKPLKSKDLIDVKFTSVKDPSDKKSLIIKQNRYMCAVTHDILSNSVPCAVLKPTGDVVTLECVEKIIKKDWIHPLTNQKLNEKDIIIFQRGGTGYAETNENLQGKCERPALQA; translated from the exons ATGACGAGACATGCAAGAAATTGTACTGCGGGTGCTGTTTACACATATcacgaaaagaaaaaagacgCTGCTGCTTCTGGTTATGGAACAAATAAGCAAAGGTTAGGTAAAGACTCCGTAAAAGATTTCGATTGTTGTTCGTTGTCTCTACAACCTTGCCGAAATCCAGTTATAac GAAAGATGGAATATTATTTGATAAGGAAGTAATTTTGCAGTACATGGtaacaaaaaaagttgattattGCCGTAAAGTTAAGGAGTATGAAAGATTGagtaaaaaagaagaagaagaaaatgcAGAGTTGAATTTAGCCGAAacaactaataaaattaataaatttttaaaaacggaaaataatATAGTTAGTAAACCCATTGATCCATTTAAACCAGATGAAGCACCATCAACGTCCATCTCAAATATGACTGATGGTCGTGATAAAGTTTTACCAAGTTTTTGGGTTCCATCAGAAACACCATCGGCTAAAAAAAGCAAATTAGAAAAACCT aaaaacattGTGCTTTGTCCAATATCTGGAAAACCATTGAAGTCAAAGGATTTAATAGACGTCAAATTTACATCAGTTAAAGATCCCAGcgataaaaaatcattaataattaaacaaaatcgttATATGTGTGCTGTTACTCACGACATTTTAAGCAATTCTGTACCATGTGCAGTTTTAAAACCAAC CGGTGATGTTGTTACACTAGAAtgtgttgaaaaaattattaaaaaggaCTGGATTCATCCTTTAAcaaaccaaaaattaaatgaaaaagatattatcATCTTTCAAAGA gGTGGTACTGGATATGCAGAAACTAATGAAAATCTTCAAGGAAAATGCGAAAGACCAGCTTTACAAGCATAA
- the LOC111427207 gene encoding zinc finger protein 271-like has protein sequence MEESKSMTFVCQEMASSMFQKLFEQKKSNRFCDLTLYVNNRIIKAHRSVLACGSPYFDSILKHHKIVREELTVNCLDVDILDTIINFMYTGQISIEYSNVEELLKLADYFIMTKVIEYCIEFLGTKLSLYNCLFTYNLTQSFKLKQLGHLVENWIITHINEVCDGGEILNLNCYELQDFLRNKVFVIPVYKALRIISDWVLKNQDVREKDFLKLLYCIQWNIADQNDIFKHVETCPLYGKSELCFFFFLTALAQNNILTPNFKNRYDVLSVKYEHALKIDDRNDNYKQECRISVMEKDSSVCSSSIVKAKQKNRKQQLLKRLMFGLKPSLRMAALKLFTNKKKSITENIIENGKESESDEKVGVKCPVCFTNINDSLLLEQHLALSHAKDVTYKCGICNFVCQYHGDYLNHMKTHFSGPPFKCDYCDFSNDQIAKLISHRAKHLQESFYQCTFCSFKCRQKQNFVAHLKIHTPEKTHKCDTCSKSFKYKHNLENHVQTHNNMEKSLSCDSCGFHTKYMSHMIAHKRIHAGDIYRCSYPHCKYSTSKKNQLATHAKTHNGVRPHSCTICGRGFMEKSHLVRHERIHLEEKPFKCSSCDYASSRRDKLKEHFTRHHGENASAKVPYKARPMRNNPRPKSQPPQENATANGNVSFPTANNNSSSTVTQPIGTEIQDLIMHHQNHPISSTTGNIPAINPNYHHFGDPADFHHHSHAHNIQHQILASGHNQRISQHSNNVVNHHMLGRGNHSTATSTAAAVAAAMMLDPRFHHNSTVPYHPTTTPVSMAMAAVQSSQQIQGSSQHGEYPPSLQNCMTLF, from the exons ATGGAAGAGTCTAAATCAATGACTTTCGTGTGCCAAGAAATGGCCTCGAGCATGTTTCAAAAGCTCTTTGAACAGAAAAAGTCGAATCGCTTCTGTGATTTAACATTATATGTGAATAATAGAATTATTAAGGCGCATAGGAGCGTTTTGGCCTGCGGAAGTCCTTATTTCGATTCGATACTAAAACATCACAAAATCGTTCGTGAAGAGTTAACAGTAAATTGTTTGGATGTTGATATTTTAGATACAATCATTAATTTCATGTATACAGGACAAATATCAATTGAATATTCAAATGTAgaggaattattaaaattagccgattattttattatgacaAAAGTCATTGAGTACTGTATAGAATTTTTGGGTacaaaattaagtttatataattgtttattcaCTTATAATTTAACTCAaagctttaaattaaaacaattaggTCATTTAGTTGAAAATTGGATTATCACTCATATTAACGAGGTTTGTGATGGTGGAGAAatacttaatttaaattgttatgaactacaagattttttaagaaataag gtttttgTGATTCCCGTTTATAAAGCATTAAGAATAATATCCGATTGggtattaaaaaatcaagatgtTAGAGAAAaagactttttaaaattattatattgtatTCAATGGAATATTGCTGATcaaaacgatatttttaagCATGTTGAAACTTGCCCTTTGTACGGTAAAAGCGAACTgtgctttttctttttcttaacaGCCTTAGCTCAAAATAATATCTTAAcaccaaattttaagaatagaTATGATGTTTTAAGCGTTAAATATGAACAT gcgttaaaaattgatgatagaAATGATAATTATAAACAAGAATGTCGAATTAGCGTAATGGAAAAAGATTCTAGTGTATGTAGTTCCTCCATTGTTAAAGCTAAGCAAAAAAATCGGAAACAACAATTACTTAAAAGGCTTATGTTTGGATTAAAACCAAGTTTACGGATGGctgctttaaaattatttacaaacaaaaagaaaagtatAACAGAAAATATCATCGAAAATGGGAaag aatccGAATCGGATGAAAAAGTTGGGGTAAAATGTCCGGTTTGTTTCACAAACATAAACGACAGTTTACTATTGGAACAACACTTGGCTTTAAGTCATGCTAAAGATGTAACATACAAATGTggaatttgtaattttgtcTGTCAATATCACGGAGATTATCTTAATCATATGAAAACACATTTTTCCGGACCACCATTCAAATGCGATTATT GTGACTTCAGTAACGATCAAATAGCGAAATTAATTTCACATCGAGCGAAACACCTCCAAGAATCGTTCTATCAATGTACATTTTGTTCATTCAAGTGCCGTCAAAAACAGAACTTCGTCGCCCATCTAAAAATACATACCCCCGAGAAAACACACAAATGTGATACATGTTCAAAATCTTTCAAGTACAAACACAACTTGGAAAATCATGTTCAAACACATAATAATATGGAAAAATCTTTGAGTTGCGATTCTTGTGGGTTTCATACGAAGTATATGAGTCATATGATTGCTCATAAAAGAATACATGCtg gtGATATTTATAGATGTTCATATCCACATTGTAAATATTCAACATCTAAAAAGAATCAATTAGCAACGCATGCGAAAACTCATAACGGAGTTCGTCCCCATTCTTGTACAATTTGCGGTCGTggttttatggaaaaatctcATTTGGTACGTCACGAAAGGATTCATTTAGAAGAAAAACCGTTTAAATGTTCGAGTTGTGATTATGCGAGTTCCCGACGTGACAAACTAAAAGAACATTTTACGCGACATCATGGCGAAAACGCCTCGGCTAAAGTACCTTATAAAGCGAGACCAATGAGAAATAATCCACGGCCCAAATCTCAACCGCCTCAAGAAAACGCAACGGCAAATGGGAATGTGAGTTTTCCAACGGCGAATAATAATTCTTCGTCGACGGTGACGCAACCTATCGGGACGGAAATACAAGATTTAATAATGCATCATCAAAATCATCCGATTTCTTCGACAACTGGAAATATTCCTGCGATAAATCCGAATTATCATCACTTTGGTGATCCAGCTGATTTTCATCATCATTCGCACGCGCACAATATTCAACATCAAATTTTGGCTTCTGGACATAACCAACGGATTTCACAACATTCGAATAATGTTGTTAATCATCACATGCTCGGAAGGGGAAATCATTCGACTGCTACTTCTACAGCAGCTGCTGTCGCTGCTGCTATGATGTTAGATCCAAGATTTCATCATAATTCTACA GTACCTTATCACCCAACAACGACACCAGTTTCAATGGCTATGGCAGCAGTTCAAAGTTCACAGCAAATTCAAGGTTCTAGTCAACACGGCGAATATCCACCGTCGTTACAAAATTGTATGAcgcttttttaa
- the LOC111427208 gene encoding twinfilin yields the protein MSHQTGIQANEQLRKIFAKCKDGKLRVLKISIENEVLKLSEDKKVKHGWEQDYEKMIVPLIEENQPCYILFRLDSKNSSGYEWLLLSWSPDTAPIRQKMLYASTKATLKQEFGSAQIKEEIHCTIMNEITLEGYKSYKNSTLAPAPLTTREEELQEIKRTEINTDISAVSKHQTLGGVQFPIAESAQQAIKDMAQGSYDYLQFRIDVDEEKIHLVTAENLNIEKLPSKVPEGNARYHLFKFKHTHEGDYMESIVFIYSMPGYSCSIKERMLYSSCKATFTDTISSWGVEISKKLEIDSGSELTEKFIYEEIHPTKNLHRPKFAKPKGPPGRGPKRMTKTQSEI from the exons ATGTCCCATCAAACCGGAATTCAAG CTAATGAACAACTAAGAAAGATTTTCGCAAAATGCAAAGACGGCAAATTACGGGTATTAAAGATCTCTATCGAAAACG aggTGTTGAAACTATCAGAAGATAAGAAAGTTAAACATGGATGGGAACAAGATTACGAAAAAATGATTGTACCTTTAATTGAGGAAAATCAGCcgtgttatattttatttcgtttgGATTCGAAAAACTCGTCTGGTTATGAATGGCTTTTGTTGAGTTGGTCTCCCGATACTGCTCCGATACggcaaaaaatgttgtatgcTTCAACAAAAGCTACattaaaacaagaatttgGTAGTGCTCAGATCAAAGAAGAAATTCATTGTACTATTATG aatgAAATAACTTTGGAAGGATATAAATCTTATAAAAATTCAACTTTAGCTCCAGCTCCATTAACAACTCGAGAAGAAGAACTTCAAGAAATTAAGCGTACAGAAATTAATACAGATATATCCGCTGTGTCTAAACATCAAACTTTAGGGGGTGTACAATTTCCTATTGCAGAGAGTGCTCAACAAGCTATTAAAGATATGGCACAAGGTTCCTATGATTACTTACAATTTAGAATTG atgtagatgaagaaaaaatacatttagtgactgcagaaaatttaaatatagaaaaattacCATCGAAAGTTCCTGAAGGAAATGCAAGgtatcatttatttaaatttaaacatactCATGAAGGCGATTATATGGAAAGTATTG tttttatttattcaatgCCTGGATACAGCTGTTCAATTAAAGAACGAATGTTATATTCTAGCTGTAAGGCAACATTTACAGATACAATAAGCAGTTGGGGAGTGGAAATTTCCAAAAAG ttggAAATTGATTCAGGTTCCGAATTAACCGAAAAATTCATTTATGAGGAAATTCATCCAACCAAAAATCTTCATCGTCCAAAATTTGCTAAACCAAAAGGCCCCCCTGGTAGAGGTCCCAAACGTATGACAAAAACTCAATCGGAAATTTAA